In Haloarcula sp. H-GB4, a single genomic region encodes these proteins:
- a CDS encoding DMT family transporter → MDVTEPRIDPRIGLVVAVLAVSTSAILVRWSDAAASVAAFYRVLLTTVLLAPLALGRHRSAFGRLSRRDVLAAAATGVALAVHFAAWFESLAWTSVAASVTLVQCQPLFVAVGAWALLDERVTRGTTAGILVAIGGIIVMSVGELLGSGTIGPRPLYGNALALIGGVMAAGYVLAGRSLRQRFPLIPYVTVVYGVAAICLLGFVVASGHPVTGYPPQEWALFFAMAVGPGVFGHTVLNWALAHVESSMVSVSLLGEPVGSALLALLLLAEIPGPATVAGGAIVLVGIGVVARSRAVGAAPAD, encoded by the coding sequence ATGGATGTGACCGAGCCGCGAATCGACCCGCGAATCGGGCTGGTCGTCGCTGTCCTCGCAGTCAGTACGAGCGCGATTCTCGTCCGCTGGAGCGATGCCGCGGCGTCGGTGGCAGCGTTCTATCGTGTCCTGTTGACGACCGTACTGCTAGCGCCGCTGGCGCTAGGTCGGCACCGGTCGGCGTTCGGGCGCCTCTCTCGACGGGACGTACTGGCGGCGGCGGCGACTGGCGTCGCGCTCGCAGTTCACTTCGCCGCGTGGTTCGAGAGCCTAGCGTGGACGAGCGTCGCGGCGTCGGTCACGCTGGTCCAGTGCCAGCCGCTGTTCGTCGCCGTCGGCGCGTGGGCGCTGCTGGACGAGCGCGTCACGCGCGGCACGACGGCTGGTATTCTGGTCGCTATCGGTGGTATCATCGTGATGTCCGTCGGCGAACTCCTCGGGAGCGGAACCATCGGCCCGCGTCCGCTGTACGGCAACGCACTAGCTCTTATCGGCGGCGTCATGGCTGCCGGCTACGTGCTCGCCGGGCGGTCGCTCCGCCAGCGGTTTCCGCTCATTCCCTACGTAACCGTCGTCTACGGCGTCGCCGCGATATGCCTCCTCGGCTTCGTCGTCGCGTCGGGCCACCCTGTGACCGGCTACCCGCCGCAGGAATGGGCATTGTTTTTCGCGATGGCTGTTGGCCCCGGCGTGTTCGGCCACACCGTCCTCAACTGGGCGCTGGCACACGTCGAATCCAGTATGGTTAGCGTCTCGCTGCTGGGTGAACCAGTCGGGAGCGCGCTGCTGGCGCTGCTGTTGCTTGCGGAGATACCCGGTCCGGCGACCGTTGCTGGCGGGGCCATCGTGCTCGTCGGCATCGGCGTTGTTGCTAGAAGCCGAGCGGTCGGAGCAGCGCCGGCGGACTGA
- a CDS encoding RIO1 family regulatory kinase/ATPase, with protein sequence MAFRRLLRGTVPWEQLEGVVRAVIERYDEPAAHVAFLEADNWLSTPLVVNDQWFVKVITGQNSLVHTLLTAGRNIGAFSSGTEGFFEHFGTPYEMAEHELAATQRMREIGVNAPEPIEAFEYDGMGVLVLEYIPDFEPLDAPPPETVERHSPTVFDFLHRMHKDGLAHGDFRCENVLVAHDDLYFIDATSVREAAIRDARAYDVACALGALEPLIGAPAAVSAAALHYDTSELLAAEEFLDFVNIRPDHDFAAAEIRGAVEKHA encoded by the coding sequence ATGGCGTTCCGGCGACTCCTCCGTGGGACGGTCCCTTGGGAGCAACTCGAAGGCGTGGTACGGGCTGTAATAGAGCGGTACGACGAGCCCGCGGCCCACGTGGCGTTTCTGGAGGCAGACAACTGGCTCTCGACCCCGCTGGTCGTCAACGACCAGTGGTTCGTGAAAGTCATCACGGGGCAGAACTCGCTGGTCCACACGCTGCTGACTGCTGGCCGCAACATCGGCGCGTTCTCGTCGGGCACCGAGGGCTTTTTCGAGCACTTCGGGACGCCTTACGAGATGGCGGAACACGAACTAGCGGCGACTCAGCGGATGCGGGAGATAGGGGTTAACGCTCCCGAACCCATCGAGGCTTTCGAGTACGACGGGATGGGGGTACTGGTGCTGGAGTATATCCCCGACTTCGAGCCGCTGGATGCCCCCCCGCCAGAAACCGTCGAGCGACACAGCCCAACAGTGTTTGACTTCCTCCACCGGATGCACAAGGACGGTCTAGCCCACGGCGATTTCCGCTGTGAGAACGTGCTCGTGGCCCATGACGACCTGTACTTCATCGACGCCACGAGCGTCCGCGAGGCAGCTATCAGGGACGCTCGCGCTTATGACGTGGCCTGTGCGCTGGGCGCACTGGAGCCGCTTATCGGTGCACCGGCCGCCGTCTCCGCCGCCGCACTCCACTACGATACGTCTGAGTTGCTGGCCGCGGAGGAGTTCCTCGATTTCGTCAATATCCGCCCGGACCACGACTTCGCCGCCGCCGAAATCCGTGGCGCCGTAGAAAAACACGCGTAG
- a CDS encoding acyl-CoA dehydrogenase family protein, whose product MEFDVPSEHRMIRDSVRKFCENEIQPIAQDIEDEHRFPAEIFEALGELDVMGVPISEEWGGLGGDTLMYALVAEELGRVSGSIGLSYVAHTSLGSKPIELFGTDAQKERWLTPLASGEQLGGWALTEPGSGSDASDMDTVAERDGDEYVINGTKQFITNASVAGSVLVKAVTDPEAGYDGISTFIVAPEDDGWEVTTEWEKMGLNASPTCELQFDDCRIPTDRLLGEEGDGWEQTLKTLNGGRISIAALSTGLAQGAFEAAKSYATEREQFDRPISKFDAVRDKVVEMDRKVERARLLTHKAATMYDQGEDVTRLSSLAKLDASEICREVAEDAVQVLGGYGYTTDFAPQRFYRDAKLMEIGEGTSEIQRMVLGRELGL is encoded by the coding sequence ATGGAGTTCGACGTTCCCAGCGAACACCGGATGATACGGGATTCGGTCCGCAAGTTCTGTGAAAACGAGATCCAGCCGATAGCGCAGGACATCGAGGACGAGCACCGGTTTCCAGCAGAGATATTCGAGGCACTCGGCGAACTGGACGTGATGGGGGTGCCGATCAGCGAGGAGTGGGGCGGGCTGGGCGGCGATACGCTGATGTACGCGCTCGTCGCCGAGGAACTCGGTCGCGTTTCCGGAAGCATCGGCCTCTCGTACGTGGCCCATACCTCGCTCGGGAGTAAGCCGATAGAGCTGTTCGGCACGGACGCCCAGAAAGAGCGCTGGCTCACACCGCTCGCCTCCGGCGAGCAACTCGGCGGCTGGGCGCTCACAGAGCCGGGCAGCGGGAGCGACGCCAGCGACATGGACACCGTGGCCGAGCGGGACGGCGACGAGTATGTGATCAATGGCACCAAACAGTTCATCACGAACGCGTCTGTCGCCGGGTCAGTGCTGGTCAAGGCTGTCACTGATCCCGAGGCCGGCTACGACGGTATCTCGACGTTCATCGTCGCCCCGGAGGACGACGGCTGGGAGGTGACGACCGAGTGGGAGAAGATGGGGCTGAACGCTTCGCCGACCTGTGAACTCCAGTTCGACGACTGCCGGATTCCCACGGACCGACTGCTTGGCGAGGAAGGTGACGGCTGGGAACAGACCCTGAAGACGCTCAACGGTGGACGCATCTCAATCGCCGCACTTTCGACTGGGCTCGCACAGGGGGCGTTCGAGGCCGCGAAGTCTTACGCCACCGAGCGCGAGCAGTTCGACCGTCCCATCTCAAAGTTCGACGCCGTCCGGGACAAGGTCGTCGAGATGGACCGTAAGGTCGAGCGCGCCCGCCTGCTGACTCACAAGGCGGCGACAATGTACGACCAAGGGGAGGACGTGACCCGGCTCTCGTCACTGGCGAAGCTCGACGCCAGCGAAATCTGTCGCGAGGTCGCTGAAGACGCCGTTCAGGTGCTTGGGGGCTACGGATACACGACGGATTTTGCCCCACAACGGTTCTACCGGGACGCGAAGCTCATGGAAATCGGCGAGGGAACAAGCGAGATACAGCGAATGGTGCTCGGCCGGGAACTGGGGTTGTGA
- a CDS encoding universal stress protein: protein MTILVAIANDSVSPAVIDTAVRLADGLEEELYVVHLVDENTADGTAMQLRDEMRDRFRDATVVATVAIEHVGRSAMRSGTRIGNELLELAADVDVHHIVMGHEPKGLAGRLREGDAAVAVIDAADVPVTIVPESPADV from the coding sequence ATGACCATTCTTGTGGCTATCGCCAACGATTCGGTCTCTCCAGCAGTCATTGACACGGCGGTTCGACTCGCTGACGGGCTTGAGGAGGAACTGTACGTCGTCCACCTCGTCGACGAGAACACCGCTGATGGCACAGCCATGCAACTCCGGGACGAGATGCGTGACCGGTTCCGCGACGCCACCGTCGTGGCGACGGTCGCTATCGAACACGTCGGCCGCTCTGCGATGCGCTCGGGCACGCGGATCGGCAACGAACTGCTCGAACTCGCGGCTGACGTGGATGTCCATCACATCGTCATGGGCCACGAGCCGAAGGGGCTGGCCGGCAGACTTCGGGAGGGCGACGCCGCAGTCGCCGTCATCGACGCCGCCGACGTACCTGTTACTATTGTCCCAGAAAGTCCCGCCGACGTGTGA
- a CDS encoding RtcB family protein, with protein sequence MVLELTGEHTTARVMVDDESLVESGCREQIETLIDHPAFTEPVRIMPDTHWGAGAPIGFTMPLSERVVPNIVGVDVGCGMAATNLGPELPLEDAERERRVREAVPMGRNVHDYDDAVHFVEEFPFERANRIFEQFDAAYAERFGEHIDPVEFEFDGYGEDYFESLCDRVLADQRQGMGYIIKSAGTLGGGNHFVEFGQARESDDYWLVIHSGSRYLGKSVAEYWQSTATDRRTIGEIRDQIPEEYVEYLKFNPDTVESRDLYAWVTGGMGESYIRKDRLRRELDGKEIENAFDALGQVQDAIHSSDDEDRNTDLDWLEGREAHGYLVDMLFAQQYARWNRELMSDAVCDALGVDPVDRFQSIHNYIDFRDLTIRKGATPARDGQRLLVPFNMADGSIIARGKGNDEYHQTAPHGAGRVMSRRRAHSEVDMDEFAEAMDGIYSESVIEGVRDEAPMAYKDADAILSAIQPTAEVVEYVDAVHNLKATE encoded by the coding sequence ATGGTACTCGAACTGACGGGCGAACACACCACAGCACGGGTGATGGTCGACGACGAATCGCTCGTCGAGAGCGGGTGTCGGGAGCAGATCGAGACACTCATCGACCATCCGGCGTTCACCGAGCCGGTCCGAATCATGCCTGACACGCACTGGGGGGCTGGTGCTCCCATCGGCTTCACGATGCCGCTGAGCGAGCGCGTTGTACCGAACATCGTTGGCGTCGACGTGGGGTGTGGGATGGCCGCGACGAACCTCGGGCCGGAACTCCCGCTGGAGGACGCCGAGCGCGAGCGCCGCGTCCGCGAGGCGGTCCCGATGGGGCGGAATGTCCACGACTACGACGATGCGGTCCACTTCGTCGAGGAGTTCCCGTTTGAGCGGGCGAACCGCATCTTTGAGCAGTTCGACGCGGCCTACGCCGAGCGGTTCGGCGAGCACATCGACCCCGTCGAGTTCGAATTCGACGGCTACGGTGAGGACTACTTCGAGTCGTTGTGTGACCGCGTGCTGGCGGATCAGCGCCAGGGGATGGGGTACATCATCAAGAGCGCGGGGACGCTGGGCGGCGGGAACCACTTCGTCGAGTTCGGCCAGGCCCGTGAGTCGGATGACTACTGGCTGGTCATCCACAGCGGGTCCCGCTACCTCGGGAAGTCTGTCGCCGAGTACTGGCAGTCGACGGCGACGGACCGCCGAACAATCGGCGAGATCCGCGACCAGATTCCCGAGGAGTACGTCGAGTACCTGAAGTTCAACCCTGATACAGTCGAATCCCGCGACCTCTACGCCTGGGTCACTGGCGGCATGGGCGAGTCCTATATCCGGAAGGACCGCCTCCGCCGCGAACTGGACGGCAAGGAAATCGAGAACGCCTTCGACGCGCTGGGACAGGTACAGGATGCCATCCACAGCAGCGACGACGAGGACCGCAACACGGACCTTGACTGGCTTGAAGGCCGCGAGGCCCACGGCTACCTCGTCGACATGCTGTTCGCCCAGCAGTACGCCCGCTGGAACCGCGAACTGATGAGCGACGCCGTCTGTGACGCGCTGGGAGTCGACCCTGTTGACCGCTTCCAGTCGATTCACAACTACATCGACTTCCGCGACCTGACCATCCGCAAGGGGGCAACCCCCGCCCGCGACGGACAGCGGTTGCTGGTTCCGTTCAACATGGCTGACGGGTCGATTATCGCACGCGGGAAGGGCAACGACGAGTACCACCAGACAGCACCACACGGCGCGGGCCGCGTGATGAGTCGCCGGCGGGCTCACAGCGAGGTCGATATGGACGAGTTCGCCGAAGCGATGGACGGCATCTACTCGGAGTCCGTCATCGAAGGTGTCCGGGACGAAGCGCCGATGGCGTACAAGGACGCCGATGCGATTCTCTCGGCCATCCAGCCGACGGCCGAGGTCGTCGAGTACGTCGACGCCGTCCATAACCTGAAGGCAACCGAGTGA
- a CDS encoding DoxX family membrane protein, whose product MSYQAANPLADDFELELGGAWTAYWLAFLRVVTGWWFFHSGVTKLIEDGLAYSYGPMYLKQMTGTALGPIPVLMGEHLGWLIQAMVPLGETLIGLGLMVGALVRLASVFGVFFMSLFWIGNAEFGHGLVNSDFMGILLFVTMIVLATGRYYGLDAIIEKTKLVKRHPKLRYLLG is encoded by the coding sequence ATGTCCTATCAAGCGGCGAACCCCCTGGCAGACGACTTCGAACTCGAGCTCGGCGGGGCTTGGACCGCGTACTGGCTAGCGTTCCTGCGTGTCGTAACCGGCTGGTGGTTCTTCCACTCAGGCGTAACGAAGCTCATCGAAGACGGACTGGCCTACAGCTACGGGCCGATGTATCTCAAGCAGATGACTGGCACGGCACTCGGTCCGATCCCCGTGCTGATGGGCGAACACCTGGGCTGGCTCATTCAGGCGATGGTCCCGCTCGGAGAGACGCTCATCGGGCTCGGACTGATGGTCGGCGCACTGGTCCGACTCGCCTCCGTGTTCGGGGTCTTCTTCATGTCCCTGTTCTGGATCGGCAACGCGGAGTTCGGCCATGGGCTGGTCAACAGCGACTTCATGGGCATACTACTGTTCGTGACGATGATCGTGCTGGCCACCGGTCGCTACTACGGCCTCGACGCGATCATCGAGAAGACCAAACTGGTCAAACGACACCCGAAACTCAGGTACCTGCTCGGTTAA
- a CDS encoding metal-dependent hydrolase: MPSLVVHYAFVGLLAATLLGAAFDKRSLLLSILVVTFPDVDAFLGLYWQAGHRAATTNLVIPAVLALLIGVDLYVREESYIKGRWGAYGVRVSWFCVVVYVVGHVLLDLITGGANLFWPLYDQFYQLNGHLELSSQRGIVQTFIELPEPPAQTSGGTGTGGASGGSTTQSMGNSNEVQMSTGIDPNPGQSEPEAVDRVFPIARSGWELVVLVVGTLATAARLRIGHDLPDE; the protein is encoded by the coding sequence ATGCCTTCGCTGGTGGTTCACTACGCTTTTGTTGGGTTACTCGCTGCAACGCTGCTGGGTGCTGCCTTCGATAAGCGGTCGCTGCTCCTGTCGATACTCGTCGTCACGTTCCCCGATGTAGACGCGTTCCTCGGCCTCTACTGGCAGGCCGGCCACCGGGCTGCGACGACGAATCTCGTCATCCCGGCAGTGCTGGCGCTCCTCATTGGAGTCGACCTGTACGTGCGTGAGGAATCGTATATCAAGGGCCGCTGGGGGGCGTACGGTGTTCGAGTCAGCTGGTTCTGTGTCGTGGTGTATGTGGTAGGGCACGTCCTGCTGGACCTGATTACGGGCGGTGCGAACCTCTTCTGGCCACTGTACGACCAGTTCTATCAGCTCAACGGCCACCTAGAGCTGTCGAGCCAGCGTGGGATTGTCCAGACGTTCATCGAGCTGCCTGAGCCGCCCGCTCAGACGTCCGGCGGCACTGGTACGGGCGGGGCAAGCGGCGGCTCGACCACGCAGTCGATGGGTAACTCCAACGAGGTGCAAATGAGTACCGGCATCGACCCCAATCCAGGCCAGTCGGAACCTGAGGCCGTCGACCGCGTGTTCCCAATCGCCCGGAGCGGCTGGGAACTGGTCGTCCTCGTCGTCGGGACGCTCGCCACCGCTGCTCGTCTTCGCATCGGCCACGACCTCCCGGACGAGTGA
- a CDS encoding protein sorting system archaetidylserine synthase (This PssA-like phosphatidyltransferase, along with a PssD-like decarboxylase, is required in Haloarchaea for the archaeosortase ArtA to replace the PGF-CTERM sorting signal with a C-terminal lipid anchor.) encodes MGFEVRRRLSVADTVTLFNAVVGFVAGAIAFTDPHLAARLILLAVIADAIDGIVARNGDSSAVGPLLDSVTDVVSFGATPSLFLYVLLTEAYGGIESAHPAVFVGLALLASAYVVCSIVRTAFYSTYFDAPDERPGMPNTLGSIIIATAYLSGITNPLVLSVGALALSLAMIAPFDYPKPGPKHAIPMGVVQAVAVVAPTALFRAGPRVMLVIALLFFALSPWFYLGD; translated from the coding sequence ATGGGCTTCGAGGTACGCCGACGACTCAGTGTCGCCGACACGGTGACGTTGTTCAACGCCGTCGTCGGGTTCGTTGCCGGAGCCATCGCCTTCACTGACCCGCATCTGGCCGCTCGGCTCATTCTGCTGGCGGTTATCGCCGACGCTATCGACGGAATCGTCGCCCGGAACGGCGATAGCTCGGCGGTCGGCCCGCTGCTTGACTCTGTGACTGACGTGGTCTCCTTTGGCGCGACACCGAGCCTCTTCCTGTACGTACTGTTGACAGAGGCGTACGGCGGTATCGAATCCGCCCATCCTGCCGTGTTCGTCGGCCTCGCGTTGCTCGCCTCTGCGTACGTCGTGTGCTCCATCGTCAGAACAGCGTTCTACTCGACGTATTTCGATGCACCTGACGAGCGGCCGGGAATGCCGAACACGCTCGGGAGTATCATCATCGCAACGGCGTATTTGAGCGGCATCACGAATCCGCTCGTCTTGAGTGTCGGCGCGCTCGCCCTCTCGCTGGCGATGATTGCACCCTTCGACTACCCCAAGCCGGGGCCGAAACACGCCATTCCGATGGGTGTTGTGCAAGCGGTCGCCGTCGTCGCGCCAACGGCGTTATTCCGTGCTGGACCGCGAGTGATGCTTGTCATCGCTTTGCTGTTTTTCGCGCTCAGCCCGTGGTTCTATCTCGGAGACTGA
- a CDS encoding histidine kinase N-terminal 7TM domain-containing protein translates to MDFQFSWYLYIPLLSAVVSLLIAGVGVHYRECTGSRSLAFLMLAIAWWSVISLIELGSTDLATKRLALKLMYPAIGVVPVVWLLFAIQYTGQTRLPTRKVLGGILLGPALMVLLAWTNQYHGLFWSSMELTFQGSLVVLATERGPAFWVWTAYAYVVMAVGTGLMLKLALFSGRVYRSQAIGLSLAALLPWTGNILYLTGVSSVFDLTKIGFVFSGVLLGGAIFRRQLLQVIPAAREIARDEIVASMAEAVIVVDEQGTIVDLNPQAKDIMSASRSECIGQPLKDLLPSLAALRDAPTDDPPDRAELTISVDGEDRAYEVRLTPLYRGYGTVTGQLLTLTDVTERKEREQRIDRQRQRLEVVNRVLRHDIRNDMQVILGTAENLLMSQQDQPQVKRIKRKGEDIITLSEKARDLERFVGNGTAETTTVDISAVIADVVADLEQTYPDAEFHVERPETAAVSAIDLVDSALRNVLENAAEHNDQAVPEVAVTVRRDTDGHGDVIIEIADNGPGLPDREQEVIETGTETALKHSSGLGLWIAYWTITNSGGAITFTENTPRGSVITIRLPPASAAQPQP, encoded by the coding sequence ATGGACTTCCAGTTCTCTTGGTACCTGTATATCCCGCTTCTATCCGCTGTAGTTTCGCTTCTCATCGCTGGCGTTGGCGTGCATTACCGCGAGTGCACGGGTTCTCGCTCGCTCGCTTTTTTGATGCTTGCAATCGCATGGTGGTCAGTAATCTCTCTGATTGAACTCGGGTCGACTGACCTTGCAACCAAGCGCCTTGCACTCAAGCTCATGTATCCGGCAATTGGCGTCGTTCCTGTCGTGTGGCTCCTGTTTGCCATCCAGTACACGGGCCAGACCCGCCTTCCGACTCGCAAGGTACTGGGAGGCATACTCCTTGGGCCTGCCCTGATGGTTCTGCTCGCATGGACGAACCAATACCACGGGCTGTTCTGGTCCTCGATGGAGCTGACGTTTCAGGGATCACTTGTCGTTCTGGCGACAGAGCGAGGGCCCGCGTTCTGGGTATGGACCGCCTACGCGTATGTCGTGATGGCTGTCGGGACCGGTCTCATGTTGAAGTTGGCGCTGTTCTCAGGACGTGTCTACCGTAGCCAGGCCATCGGACTCAGCTTAGCAGCACTCCTCCCGTGGACGGGGAACATTCTCTATCTGACTGGCGTTTCAAGCGTGTTTGACCTGACCAAGATAGGATTCGTATTCAGTGGGGTCCTTCTGGGGGGTGCTATTTTTCGCCGGCAATTGCTGCAAGTCATTCCTGCAGCCCGAGAGATTGCCCGAGATGAGATCGTCGCCTCAATGGCGGAGGCCGTCATCGTCGTCGACGAACAGGGGACCATAGTCGATCTCAATCCACAGGCAAAAGACATTATGAGCGCCTCACGCTCGGAATGTATTGGCCAACCTCTCAAGGATTTGCTCCCCAGTCTGGCAGCTCTCCGTGACGCACCAACCGACGACCCCCCGGACCGAGCCGAACTTACCATCTCTGTAGATGGCGAAGACCGAGCATACGAAGTCCGGTTGACGCCGCTATACCGTGGCTACGGTACAGTCACCGGACAGCTACTCACACTCACTGACGTAACCGAGCGCAAAGAGCGCGAACAGCGCATTGATCGCCAGCGCCAGCGACTGGAGGTCGTCAACCGTGTCCTTCGTCACGACATCCGTAACGATATGCAGGTTATTCTGGGGACCGCTGAGAACCTTCTCATGTCACAGCAAGACCAGCCACAAGTGAAGCGAATCAAACGGAAAGGCGAGGACATTATTACATTAAGCGAGAAGGCCCGCGATCTTGAACGGTTTGTCGGGAACGGGACAGCCGAAACGACGACTGTTGATATCAGTGCTGTCATTGCAGACGTAGTTGCTGACCTCGAACAAACGTATCCAGACGCGGAATTTCACGTCGAGCGACCCGAAACGGCGGCGGTGTCCGCTATTGATTTGGTTGACTCCGCGCTGCGAAACGTTCTGGAAAACGCGGCCGAACACAATGATCAGGCGGTCCCGGAGGTAGCGGTGACGGTTAGGAGGGACACTGATGGACACGGGGACGTCATAATCGAGATTGCCGACAACGGTCCTGGGCTCCCTGACCGGGAACAGGAGGTGATCGAAACGGGGACAGAAACGGCACTCAAGCACAGCAGTGGACTGGGTCTCTGGATCGCCTACTGGACGATCACCAACTCCGGGGGAGCGATCACGTTTACCGAGAATACGCCACGGGGCTCGGTCATCACGATTCGCCTGCCACCTGCTTCAGCAGCACAGCCGCAGCCGTGA
- a CDS encoding alpha/beta fold hydrolase, with the protein MERVSHNGRVTAYRQTQSTATGPTALYVHGSGATHRVWGRQYAPSGPTHPAVALDLSGHGDSDDVDSEAGTTTLDAYADDVVAVGRETDADVLIGNSLGGAVAQWVVLERDWMPEAVVLLGTGPELPVFEGLQEWLATDWDRAVEFLHERDRLFHDTDHEALARSREQMAAVGQAVTRRDFMTCHEFDVRDRLGEIDVPVLAICGEHDKLTPRAYHETLARETPHGEVSFVPDAAHLAMVEQAEAFNDSMASFIEDAV; encoded by the coding sequence ATGGAACGGGTCAGTCACAACGGGCGAGTCACAGCGTACAGACAGACGCAGTCTACTGCCACCGGACCAACAGCGCTGTATGTCCACGGCAGCGGGGCGACACACCGCGTGTGGGGCCGCCAGTACGCCCCGTCCGGACCGACCCATCCTGCCGTCGCGCTGGACTTGTCAGGCCATGGAGACTCCGATGACGTCGATAGCGAGGCCGGCACCACGACACTCGACGCCTACGCGGACGATGTGGTCGCTGTGGGGCGGGAGACAGATGCGGACGTGCTGATCGGTAATTCACTGGGCGGGGCCGTTGCCCAGTGGGTCGTACTTGAGCGAGACTGGATGCCCGAAGCGGTGGTTCTACTTGGAACTGGCCCTGAACTCCCGGTGTTCGAAGGACTGCAGGAGTGGCTTGCAACCGACTGGGACCGTGCTGTCGAGTTCTTACACGAACGGGACCGCCTGTTCCACGACACGGATCACGAGGCCCTCGCCCGCTCCCGCGAGCAGATGGCGGCGGTCGGGCAGGCCGTGACCCGGCGCGATTTCATGACCTGTCACGAGTTCGATGTGCGCGACAGACTCGGCGAGATTGATGTCCCTGTGCTGGCCATCTGTGGCGAGCACGACAAACTGACCCCGCGTGCGTATCACGAGACGCTGGCCCGTGAGACACCTCACGGGGAGGTATCGTTTGTCCCCGATGCCGCCCACTTAGCGATGGTCGAACAAGCTGAGGCGTTCAATGACAGTATGGCGTCGTTTATCGAGGATGCGGTCTGA